From the genome of Blautia pseudococcoides, one region includes:
- a CDS encoding ABC-F family ATP-binding cassette domain-containing protein: MSLLEITGLTHSFGEGQLFKNAELTLNKGEHIGIVGPNGAGKSTLIKICTEQVIPDTGRVAWHPQTTIGYLDQYAQLDSNITMEEFLRSAFRSLYLLEEKMNRLYEEAASRNMEALKSAAGCQEELEIQGFYTIDTRIEQVVSGLGLRALGLSCPVSKMSGGQRAKVILAKLLLEKPDVLLLDEPTNFLDKEHVAWLADYLSTLENAFLTVSHDFDFLEKIANRICDIDNNRITKYYGTYSEFLKKKTLLREDYIRQYSAQQKEIKKTEEFIRKNMAGRKTRMARGRQKQLDRMDKMEALNVRELKPYFRFAVLPLTATEPLSVRRLSVGYHYPLLSDLDFSVTGGQKVVITGFNGIGKSTLLKTLLGQIPAQNGSYSFSQQVKIGYFEQDLHWPDNLLTPVQIVSDAYPDLTVKEIRKRLSLCGITSKHAARAIGTLSGGEQAKVKLCLLTLTPCNFLILDEPTNHLDLQAKASLKTALSDFPGSILLVSHEEGFYSGLVHKTIDIEKIIKKK; this comes from the coding sequence ATGAGTTTACTGGAAATCACCGGCCTTACCCATTCCTTTGGCGAAGGCCAGCTTTTTAAAAACGCAGAACTGACACTCAATAAAGGAGAGCATATAGGAATCGTAGGCCCAAACGGAGCCGGAAAAAGCACTCTGATCAAAATCTGCACGGAACAGGTCATCCCCGACACGGGCCGCGTTGCCTGGCACCCGCAGACTACGATCGGATATCTGGACCAATATGCACAGCTCGATTCCAACATAACTATGGAGGAATTCCTACGCTCTGCTTTTCGTTCCCTCTATCTTCTGGAAGAAAAGATGAACCGCCTCTATGAAGAGGCTGCATCAAGGAATATGGAAGCCCTGAAGTCCGCAGCCGGCTGCCAGGAAGAGCTTGAGATACAGGGCTTTTATACCATAGACACCCGCATAGAACAGGTAGTCTCCGGCCTCGGCCTGCGCGCTCTCGGGCTTTCCTGCCCGGTGTCAAAGATGAGCGGCGGACAGCGGGCCAAAGTCATTCTGGCAAAACTGCTGCTGGAAAAGCCTGATGTCCTTCTTCTGGATGAGCCCACCAATTTCCTGGACAAAGAGCATGTAGCCTGGCTGGCGGATTATCTCTCCACCCTGGAAAATGCCTTTCTCACCGTATCACACGATTTTGATTTCCTGGAAAAAATAGCGAACCGGATTTGTGATATTGACAACAACAGGATCACAAAATACTACGGCACCTACTCTGAATTTCTAAAGAAAAAGACTCTGCTAAGGGAAGATTACATCCGTCAGTATTCCGCACAGCAAAAAGAGATCAAAAAGACAGAGGAATTCATAAGGAAGAATATGGCAGGCCGGAAAACCAGAATGGCACGGGGCAGACAGAAACAACTGGACAGGATGGACAAAATGGAAGCTCTTAATGTAAGAGAGTTAAAACCATATTTTCGCTTTGCCGTCCTTCCTCTGACTGCCACAGAACCTCTGTCTGTCCGCCGCCTGTCCGTGGGATACCACTATCCCCTTTTATCTGACCTGGACTTTTCCGTTACCGGAGGGCAGAAAGTGGTCATAACAGGATTTAACGGTATCGGAAAATCCACGCTGCTTAAAACCCTGCTCGGACAGATTCCCGCACAAAACGGCAGTTATTCTTTCTCCCAGCAGGTAAAAATAGGATATTTTGAACAGGACCTGCATTGGCCGGACAATCTATTAACCCCTGTTCAGATCGTGTCGGACGCCTATCCTGACCTGACTGTGAAGGAGATACGGAAGCGCCTATCCCTCTGCGGCATCACCAGCAAACATGCTGCCCGGGCCATCGGGACACTGAGCGGAGGCGAACAAGCCAAGGTTAAGTTGTGTCTGCTCACCCTCACCCCATGCAATTTCCTCATCCTGGATGAACCCACAAATCATCTGGATCTTCAGGCAAAAGCCTCTCTGAAGACTGCCCTTTCGGACTTTCCCGGCAGCATACTTCTCGTTTCCCATGAGGAGGGCTTCTACAGCGGGCTGGTCCATAAGACTATAGATATTGAAAAAATCATAAAGAAGAAGTAA
- a CDS encoding lantibiotic protection ABC transporter ATP-binding protein produces the protein MKDLILETKNLSKQYGSQMAVRSVSLQIERGSIYGLLGPNGAGKSTTLKMLVGLLRPTGGQIFIDGSPWKRESLSKIGSLIESPALYGNLTAEENLLVHTKLLHIPTEKIHEVLKTVNLKDTGKKRTSQFSMGMKQRLGLACALLNDPELLILDEPANGLDPFGIQELRELITSFSEKGITVIISSHILSEVAQIADTVGILSGGELLYQGTPDSGENLENFFTDVIRKGGKRNAWSAI, from the coding sequence ATGAAAGATTTAATCCTTGAAACCAAAAACTTATCCAAACAGTATGGCAGCCAAATGGCAGTCCGCAGCGTTTCCCTGCAGATTGAACGGGGCAGTATCTACGGACTTCTTGGCCCCAACGGTGCCGGAAAATCCACAACGCTGAAAATGCTGGTGGGGCTTCTCCGCCCCACAGGCGGACAGATTTTTATAGACGGCTCTCCCTGGAAACGGGAATCCCTTTCCAAGATCGGTTCCCTGATCGAATCCCCTGCCCTATATGGAAATCTCACTGCCGAAGAAAATCTTCTGGTACACACAAAACTCTTACATATTCCAACGGAAAAAATCCATGAAGTCCTGAAAACCGTCAATCTAAAAGACACCGGCAAAAAGCGGACCTCCCAGTTTTCCATGGGCATGAAGCAGCGGCTTGGGCTTGCATGCGCACTTCTAAACGACCCAGAGCTTTTGATCCTGGATGAGCCTGCCAACGGGCTTGACCCTTTCGGTATCCAGGAACTGCGGGAGCTGATCACGTCTTTTTCCGAAAAGGGAATCACCGTGATCATCTCCAGCCATATTTTATCAGAAGTGGCCCAGATCGCAGATACGGTGGGGATATTAAGCGGCGGAGAGCTTTTGTATCAGGGAACACCTGACTCCGGTGAAAATCTGGAGAACTTTTTTACGGACGTTATACGCAAAGGAGGAAAAAGAAATGCATGGTCTGCAATCTGA
- a CDS encoding lantibiotic immunity ABC transporter MutE/EpiE family permease subunit gives MHGLQSELLKYKRTFMGKLILFIPVFFAVYALVTQVSLMNNPQSENSSWKWQSLLALIFNWWPFVFLPLGFALFAALAAAQEKKSGNYRSLRTRDISAKALWINKIAAIAIYSLLSTLVLMAAAVTAGLTTKAGTIPFGEILAAGIVCWLSSLALIPIQLWAAEWKGLFLSMGIGFAGMIAGILAAPSSFWFAVPWSLATRLMCPIIHIHPNGVLLEAGDPLLDPSVIPVGLVVSLTVSLVFTVLSSVWFAGKEEQ, from the coding sequence ATGCATGGTCTGCAATCTGAGCTTCTGAAATATAAAAGAACATTTATGGGAAAACTGATCCTTTTTATTCCTGTTTTCTTTGCTGTATACGCACTGGTCACTCAGGTATCCCTCATGAACAATCCTCAGTCTGAGAACAGTTCCTGGAAGTGGCAGAGCCTTTTAGCCCTTATTTTTAACTGGTGGCCTTTTGTATTCCTTCCCCTGGGATTTGCGCTGTTTGCCGCTCTGGCGGCTGCTCAGGAGAAAAAATCCGGCAATTACCGTTCTCTCCGAACCCGTGATATCTCAGCTAAGGCACTCTGGATCAATAAAATTGCAGCCATAGCCATCTATAGTCTGCTTTCCACTCTGGTCTTAATGGCTGCTGCAGTCACAGCGGGTTTGACAACAAAGGCGGGAACCATACCTTTCGGTGAGATTCTTGCAGCCGGCATTGTCTGCTGGCTCTCTTCTCTTGCATTGATACCGATTCAGTTATGGGCTGCAGAATGGAAAGGTTTGTTCCTGAGTATGGGAATCGGATTTGCAGGCATGATCGCCGGGATTCTTGCCGCACCATCCTCCTTTTGGTTTGCAGTCCCCTGGAGCCTGGCTACCAGGCTGATGTGCCCTATAATACATATCCACCCCAACGGTGTCCTCCTGGAAGCAGGTGATCCTCTTTTAGACCCTTCTGTGATTCCTGTGGGGCTTGTTGTATCTTTGACCGTATCTCTTGTATTTACTGTGCTTTCCTCGGTGTGGTTTGCCGGAAAGGAGGAACAATGA
- a CDS encoding lantibiotic immunity ABC transporter MutG family permease subunit, whose amino-acid sequence MIVFLRSEWLRTKRTAIRFLTLCMPVLFSLCAAAYLTTHPGITRAFAFEGFFTIWTVFIIPVGVGVFAGFLVHEEELAGNFNGFLGTGISRFKLYLGKFFLLLFCLAACTLLAVLTLCISTNLVLPDGASYMLFLTAAVLVILGTLPLLALHLWISFAWGMGASVGISMGGLLMAAILGLTGLGSKIWPVIPWTWPVKLGMLPGALLLKESGSANASDISFGVQHTAALGLLAVTVGTVLFLAGGMIWFNLWEGRKNYE is encoded by the coding sequence ATGATAGTTTTTTTACGGTCAGAATGGCTCCGGACAAAACGGACAGCCATTCGTTTCCTGACTTTGTGTATGCCTGTCCTTTTTTCCCTCTGTGCAGCCGCCTACCTTACCACCCATCCGGGGATCACACGGGCTTTTGCCTTTGAAGGTTTTTTTACGATCTGGACGGTATTCATCATTCCCGTGGGGGTAGGCGTCTTTGCAGGATTTCTTGTTCATGAGGAAGAACTTGCCGGGAATTTTAACGGTTTTTTAGGCACCGGTATTTCCCGTTTTAAATTATATCTGGGAAAGTTTTTTCTCCTGTTGTTTTGTCTTGCCGCATGCACACTCCTGGCCGTACTGACCCTATGCATCAGTACGAATCTGGTCCTTCCTGACGGTGCTTCTTACATGCTGTTCCTGACTGCTGCCGTACTGGTGATCCTGGGGACACTTCCCCTTCTGGCACTTCATTTGTGGATAAGCTTTGCATGGGGCATGGGTGCCTCTGTGGGTATCAGCATGGGAGGCCTCTTAATGGCTGCAATCCTTGGTCTTACCGGCCTTGGCTCCAAAATCTGGCCTGTGATCCCCTGGACATGGCCGGTAAAATTAGGAATGCTTCCAGGTGCTCTTTTGTTAAAAGAAAGTGGTTCTGCCAATGCCTCAGATATTTCCTTTGGCGTACAGCATACCGCTGCTTTGGGACTTTTGGCAGTCACAGTGGGAACCGTTCTCTTTCTGGCCGGAGGTATGATTTGGTTTAACTTATGGGAGGGAAGGAAAAACTATGAATAA